One Clostridium novyi NT genomic window carries:
- a CDS encoding YaiI/YqxD family protein — protein sequence MRIIVDADACPGRNLIEKAAIENSVEVIMYCDINHELKSDYSEVRVVDSGFQSVDMKIINEAKENDIIVTQDYGVAAMVLGRKAFAISPKGYIYDDDNIDRLLFERHLSAKARRGGKKTFNPKKRTDEDNLRLYNNILKLINKAKEKSN from the coding sequence ATGAGAATAATAGTAGATGCAGATGCATGTCCAGGAAGAAATTTAATAGAAAAAGCTGCAATAGAAAATAGTGTAGAAGTTATAATGTACTGTGATATAAATCATGAACTTAAAAGTGATTATAGTGAAGTAAGAGTTGTAGATAGTGGATTTCAAAGTGTCGATATGAAAATCATTAATGAAGCAAAAGAAAATGACATAATAGTTACTCAAGACTATGGGGTTGCAGCTATGGTTCTAGGAAGAAAAGCTTTTGCAATAAGTCCAAAGGGATATATTTATGATGATGATAATATAGATAGGCTTTTATTTGAAAGACATTTATCTGCAAAGGCAAGACGTGGAGGAAAGAAAACATTTAATCCTAAAAAAAGAACTGATGAAGATAATTTAAGATTATATAATAATATTTTAAAATTAATAAATAAAGCTAAAGAAAAATCCAACTAA
- a CDS encoding glucose-6-phosphate isomerase, with protein MYKSLSLDLTKTKPFLNDYEVEQLQPMVSAAHKLLHEKTGAGNDFLGWIDLPVNYDKDEFARIKKSAEKIRNNSEALIVIGIGGSYLGARAAIEMLTHTFGNVASKEARKAPQIFYAGNNISSTYMADLIETVKDMDFSVNVISKSGTTTEPAIAFRIFKDLLEKKYGKEGAKERIFATTDKAKGALRTLADSEGYETFVIPDDVGGRYSVLTAVGLLPIATAGVDIDEMMKGAADAREEYSTDDLSKNTAYRYAAARNALYNKGKNIEMMVNFEPCLHYIGEWWKQLFGESEGKDHKGIFPAAADFSTDLHSMGQYIQEGLRTLVETHLNVEKPRKSVIIEANEDNLDGLNFLAGKDMDYVNNQAFRGTVIAHNEGEVPNMIINIPELTPYYFGYLVYFFEKSCALSGYLLGVNPFNQPGVEAYKKNMFALLGKPGYEDMKAEIEAKLQ; from the coding sequence ATGTATAAAAGCTTAAGCCTTGATTTAACAAAAACAAAGCCATTTTTAAATGATTATGAAGTAGAGCAACTTCAACCAATGGTAAGCGCAGCACATAAATTATTGCATGAAAAAACAGGAGCTGGAAACGATTTTTTAGGATGGATAGACCTACCTGTTAATTATGATAAAGATGAATTTGCTAGAATTAAAAAAAGTGCAGAAAAGATTAGAAACAATTCAGAAGCTCTTATAGTTATAGGAATTGGTGGTTCATACTTAGGAGCAAGAGCTGCAATTGAAATGTTAACACATACTTTTGGAAACGTAGCATCAAAAGAAGCTAGAAAAGCACCACAAATATTCTACGCAGGAAACAATATTAGTTCTACATACATGGCAGACCTAATAGAAACTGTAAAAGATATGGATTTCTCAGTAAATGTTATATCTAAATCAGGAACTACAACTGAACCTGCAATTGCATTTAGAATATTTAAAGATTTATTAGAAAAGAAATATGGAAAAGAAGGAGCAAAAGAAAGAATTTTTGCTACAACTGATAAAGCAAAGGGTGCATTAAGAACTTTAGCTGATTCAGAAGGATACGAAACTTTTGTAATTCCTGATGATGTTGGTGGAAGATATTCTGTATTAACAGCAGTTGGTTTACTTCCAATAGCTACAGCAGGTGTTGATATAGATGAAATGATGAAGGGTGCTGCAGATGCTAGAGAAGAATATAGCACAGATGATTTAAGCAAAAACACTGCTTATAGATATGCAGCAGCAAGAAATGCTTTATACAATAAAGGCAAAAATATAGAAATGATGGTTAACTTTGAACCATGCCTTCACTACATTGGAGAATGGTGGAAACAATTATTCGGAGAAAGCGAAGGAAAAGATCATAAAGGAATATTCCCAGCAGCAGCAGATTTCTCAACTGATTTACACTCAATGGGACAATACATCCAAGAAGGTTTAAGAACATTAGTTGAAACTCACTTAAATGTTGAAAAACCAAGAAAATCAGTAATAATCGAAGCAAACGAAGATAATCTTGATGGATTAAATTTCTTAGCTGGAAAAGACATGGATTACGTTAATAACCAAGCATTCAGAGGAACTGTAATTGCTCATAACGAAGGTGAAGTTCCAAACATGATAATTAACATTCCAGAACTTACACCATACTATTTTGGATATTTAGTATACTTCTTTGAAAAATCTTGTGCATTAAGTGGATACTTATTAGGAGTAAATCCATTTAACCAACCAGGTGTTGAAGCATACAAGAAAAACATGTTTGCTTTACTTGGAAAACCAGGTTATGAAGACATGAAAGCTGAAATAGAAGCAAAACTTCAATAA
- a CDS encoding polysaccharide deacetylase family protein: MKKTLALASIIIFSLPFIGCSKNQNKQAVSPKENTTISKNITKNNEIKQNNPKPKLSEKDLKHNDKGVPVIMYHSIKYEKDNCVRLPKENFEKQMKYLKDNNYTTLTLDELYDFFEKNIPVPKKSVVLTFDDGYKDNYNTAYPILKKYGFKATVFMITDYIGTGEYLTEDQLKEMDKNGFDVQSHTADHSTLTELSYDKQYDTIAKSKERLEKLLNKKVKYIAYPCGKYNNDTVKAVENAGYKMAVSTDGKWSDKSDGIFTLDRVFISGFHNMNTFKERITNPNYDFN, translated from the coding sequence ATGAAAAAAACCTTAGCTTTAGCTAGTATTATAATATTTTCTTTACCCTTTATTGGTTGTTCAAAAAACCAAAATAAACAAGCTGTATCTCCTAAAGAAAATACTACAATATCAAAAAATATAACAAAAAACAATGAAATTAAACAAAATAATCCTAAACCAAAACTAAGTGAAAAAGATTTAAAACATAATGATAAGGGAGTACCAGTTATAATGTACCATTCAATAAAATATGAAAAAGATAACTGTGTAAGACTTCCAAAAGAAAATTTTGAAAAACAAATGAAATATTTAAAAGATAATAATTATACAACACTTACCCTAGATGAATTATATGATTTCTTTGAAAAAAATATTCCTGTTCCAAAAAAATCAGTAGTTTTAACTTTTGATGATGGATATAAGGACAACTACAACACTGCTTATCCTATACTAAAAAAATACGGTTTTAAAGCAACAGTATTTATGATAACAGACTACATAGGCACAGGAGAATATTTAACAGAAGATCAGCTTAAAGAAATGGACAAAAACGGTTTTGATGTTCAAAGTCATACTGCTGATCATTCAACTCTAACAGAACTTTCTTATGATAAACAATATGATACAATTGCAAAATCTAAAGAGAGATTAGAAAAATTACTAAATAAGAAAGTTAAATACATAGCTTATCCTTGTGGTAAATATAATAACGATACTGTTAAAGCTGTAGAAAATGCTGGTTATAAAATGGCAGTTTCAACTGATGGAAAATGGTCAGATAAATCTGATGGCATATTTACTCTAGATAGAGTATTTATAAGTGGATTCCACAATATGAATACATTTAAAGAAAGAATTACTAATCCAAATTACGATTTTAATTAA
- a CDS encoding tetratricopeptide repeat protein gives MIKCSTKNKFFFILMTSCLIFHIGCSKQPKQNTSNNKSVVSKPTSVYRAKNTTDIKGNDEATFEKEYIKAYTLFFQHKYEESIKICDEIIKKDSKFYKAYTTKGISLCFLNDFENGLKNINKSLEINPNFPYGRFNKALAYELYGYYDESLKWYDKALEVENYIWSYYGKASIYGRLGDVDNTIKYLKIALSMDSTIKDTIKSERDFDPVRNDPKFKNLVE, from the coding sequence ATGATAAAATGTTCCACAAAAAATAAGTTCTTTTTTATTCTTATGACATCATGTTTAATTTTCCATATAGGTTGCTCAAAACAACCAAAGCAAAATACTTCTAATAATAAATCTGTAGTTTCAAAGCCTACTTCTGTCTATAGAGCCAAAAATACTACAGACATTAAAGGAAATGATGAGGCTACATTTGAAAAAGAGTATATAAAAGCATACACCTTATTCTTTCAGCACAAATATGAAGAATCTATAAAAATTTGTGATGAAATAATAAAAAAAGACTCCAAATTCTATAAAGCATATACCACCAAGGGAATATCACTTTGTTTTCTAAACGATTTTGAAAATGGTCTTAAAAACATAAATAAATCTTTAGAAATCAACCCAAATTTTCCATATGGAAGATTTAATAAAGCCCTTGCCTACGAACTATATGGGTACTATGATGAATCATTAAAATGGTACGATAAAGCCCTTGAAGTAGAAAATTATATTTGGAGTTATTACGGAAAAGCTAGTATATACGGAAGACTTGGGGATGTTGATAATACCATTAAATATTTAAAAATAGCACTTAGTATGGATTCTACAATAAAAGATACTATAAAATCCGAACGTGACTTTGATCCTGTTCGCAATGATCCAAAATTCAAAAATTTAGTTGAATAA
- a CDS encoding S41 family peptidase, which produces MKKYLWGLFLTLLMICFTSCSHPYQNLSKDSSAPKQLSTKEKIDDFNYMYNILKENYPYFEVNKRQNKVDWLNKKNDYISMIKTTKNDKEFLNTLHNILKELNNGHTDIMPEKFYSPFASLYTERTDLNKAWLDELNKPKSLERYSANNDNINKKTNPNIYKKPTANNFRTEILEKDKVAYLYIKSFNYYNIDSDGKMIYKFLQKIKDYKVLIIDIRNNGGGSDNYWQENIVSPLLNKTVVYNTYLAFRGGKFSENFIENRFNKKYDSLDNISKIKEENLSNTPPELENKFKYYKKDVYIIHPQYPIGFKGKIYLITNKKVFSASEAFSVFAQSTGFATLIGEPTGGDGIGFDPAICSLPNSGYIFRFPLDLGMISDGTCNFEHKTIPDIKCNPKMHVNIRRDEPIKYILNSVH; this is translated from the coding sequence ATGAAAAAATATTTATGGGGACTTTTTTTAACCTTACTTATGATATGTTTTACTAGTTGTAGTCATCCATACCAAAACCTATCAAAAGATAGTTCAGCACCAAAACAATTAAGTACAAAAGAAAAAATAGATGATTTTAATTATATGTATAATATCCTAAAAGAAAATTATCCATATTTCGAAGTAAATAAAAGACAAAATAAAGTAGACTGGTTAAACAAAAAAAATGACTATATTTCAATGATAAAAACAACTAAAAACGATAAAGAATTTCTTAACACTCTTCACAATATATTAAAAGAATTAAATAATGGACATACTGATATTATGCCAGAGAAATTTTACTCTCCCTTTGCATCACTATACACTGAACGTACTGACCTTAATAAAGCGTGGCTTGATGAATTAAATAAACCTAAATCTTTAGAAAGATACTCTGCTAATAATGACAATATAAATAAAAAAACTAATCCCAATATTTATAAAAAGCCTACTGCTAATAATTTTAGAACTGAAATATTAGAAAAAGACAAAGTTGCATATTTATATATAAAATCATTTAACTACTATAATATAGATTCAGATGGAAAAATGATTTATAAATTTTTGCAAAAGATTAAAGATTATAAAGTATTAATAATAGATATAAGAAACAACGGTGGAGGTAGCGATAATTATTGGCAGGAAAATATTGTATCACCACTCCTTAATAAAACAGTAGTATATAATACCTATTTAGCTTTTAGAGGTGGTAAATTTAGCGAAAACTTTATTGAAAATAGATTTAATAAAAAATATGACTCCCTTGATAATATATCTAAAATTAAAGAAGAAAATCTATCAAACACACCACCTGAACTAGAAAATAAATTCAAGTACTACAAAAAAGACGTGTATATAATTCATCCACAATACCCTATAGGATTTAAGGGCAAAATTTATTTAATTACCAATAAAAAAGTATTTTCTGCTTCTGAAGCATTTAGTGTATTTGCACAAAGCACTGGTTTTGCAACTTTAATCGGAGAACCTACTGGTGGAGATGGTATTGGTTTTGATCCAGCTATATGTTCCCTACCAAACAGTGGCTATATATTCCGTTTTCCATTAGACTTAGGTATGATTTCAGATGGGACTTGTAACTTCGAACATAAAACTATCCCTGATATTAAATGTAATCCTAAAATGCACGTTAATATACGCCGTGATGAGCCTATAAAATATATTCTTAACAGTGTTCATTAA
- a CDS encoding heme oxygenase (biliverdin-producing), translating to MINEFMKKIRFESESLHDMAEHTGFINRLIEGNASKETYGKYIYNLYHVYKAIEDNLEKNKSNENVANFALPDVYRSEEISKDVKSILGEDYEKVPLLMSTKVFVNRINFIGNSDPELLIAHAYTRYLADLFGGRTILEIIKKHYKLEDESLNYYVFPQIKDFRQFVMQYHGKLNALNLSESMQEKFLNEISISYIYNISISNELEFLEYHKK from the coding sequence ATGATAAATGAATTTATGAAAAAAATACGTTTTGAAAGTGAAAGCCTACATGATATGGCTGAACACACAGGTTTTATAAATAGATTAATCGAAGGAAATGCAAGTAAGGAAACTTACGGAAAGTATATCTACAATCTTTATCATGTATATAAAGCTATTGAAGATAATTTAGAAAAGAATAAATCTAATGAAAATGTAGCTAATTTTGCATTACCTGATGTTTATCGTTCTGAAGAAATTTCAAAAGATGTTAAAAGCATACTTGGAGAGGATTATGAAAAAGTTCCTCTATTAATGAGTACAAAGGTATTTGTTAATAGAATAAATTTCATAGGTAATAGTGATCCTGAGTTACTTATAGCTCATGCTTACACTAGATATCTAGCAGATTTGTTTGGTGGAAGGACTATTCTAGAAATAATAAAAAAACATTACAAACTTGAAGATGAAAGTCTTAATTACTATGTATTCCCCCAAATTAAAGACTTTAGACAATTTGTAATGCAATATCATGGTAAATTAAATGCCCTTAATTTATCAGAATCAATGCAAGAAAAATTCTTGAATGAAATTAGTATTTCTTATATATACAATATAAGTATATCTAATGAACTTGAATTTCTAGAATATCATAAAAAATAG
- a CDS encoding DUF4491 family protein, translating to MNIQGVLIGLSAFLIIGAFHPIVIKGEYYFGKGIWPIFLVVGIVFLTASIVTKNQMGSAILGVIGFSCLWSIIEIFEQETRVKKGWFPKNPKRLNKKTGRH from the coding sequence ATGAATATTCAGGGAGTTTTAATTGGACTTAGTGCTTTTTTAATTATAGGGGCATTTCATCCAATAGTTATAAAAGGGGAGTATTACTTTGGAAAAGGAATATGGCCTATATTTTTGGTTGTAGGAATTGTATTTTTGACCGCTTCTATAGTTACTAAAAATCAAATGGGTAGTGCCATTTTGGGTGTTATAGGATTTTCTTGTTTATGGAGTATAATAGAAATATTTGAGCAAGAAACACGTGTAAAAAAGGGTTGGTTTCCTAAAAACCCTAAAAGATTAAATAAAAAAACAGGTAGACATTAG
- a CDS encoding IS1182-like element ISCno1 family transposase: protein MLTNNERKQNQLELVYIENLVPENHILRKIDKYIDFSFIRDLTKDLYCPDNGRPSVDPVVLFKMLFIGYLFGIRSERQLVKEIQVNVAYRWFLGYGLTDKIPSHSTISQNRTKRFSNTNIHQEIFDNIVFQAINRNLVDGKILYTDSTHLKANANKHKFIKKEITKSTKEYFDELENDINKDRINHNKKPLKKKTKIAETKEITVSTTDPDSGYMVRDGKPKGFFYLDHRTVDGKYNIITDVHVTPGNINDVDPYVKRIETQIEKFNFNTKYLVADAGYSTNPICKQISDKNYQGVFGFRLGPHVKGKYTKYRFQYVKELDGYVCINNCFLKYRTTTREGYKEYLSNAEHCAYCKYKNNCLTSDKSINRTIRRHVWEDYKDQIFSFTKTEKGKSIYKRRKEKIERSFADSKELHGLRYCRMRGIKNVSEQCLLTAAVQNMKKIAMVLSHYFLCTLIQIYSKLTYIINIFRMLSHKRILA, encoded by the coding sequence ATGCTTACTAATAATGAAAGAAAACAAAATCAATTAGAACTAGTTTATATAGAAAATTTAGTACCTGAAAATCATATACTTAGAAAAATAGATAAATACATAGATTTTTCATTTATAAGAGATTTAACTAAGGATTTATATTGTCCTGATAATGGCAGACCTTCAGTAGACCCAGTTGTATTATTTAAAATGCTTTTTATCGGATACCTATTCGGTATACGTTCAGAGCGTCAGCTTGTAAAAGAAATCCAGGTAAATGTAGCTTACAGATGGTTTTTAGGATATGGACTTACTGATAAAATACCAAGTCATTCCACTATAAGCCAGAATAGAACAAAAAGATTTAGTAATACAAATATACATCAAGAAATATTTGATAATATTGTATTTCAAGCTATTAATAGAAACTTGGTTGATGGCAAAATTCTATATACTGATTCTACTCACTTAAAAGCTAACGCTAATAAACATAAATTTATTAAAAAAGAAATAACTAAATCCACAAAGGAATACTTTGATGAATTAGAGAATGACATTAATAAAGATAGAATTAATCATAATAAAAAGCCTCTAAAAAAAAAGACTAAAATAGCTGAAACTAAGGAAATAACAGTAAGTACAACTGATCCAGACAGTGGATATATGGTTAGAGATGGAAAACCTAAAGGCTTTTTTTATTTAGATCATAGAACTGTTGACGGAAAGTATAATATTATAACAGACGTTCATGTTACTCCCGGGAATATAAACGATGTAGATCCTTATGTTAAAAGAATAGAAACTCAAATAGAAAAGTTTAATTTTAATACAAAATATTTAGTAGCAGATGCCGGATATTCTACGAATCCTATTTGTAAACAAATTTCAGACAAAAATTATCAAGGTGTTTTTGGGTTCCGTTTAGGACCCCATGTTAAAGGAAAATATACAAAATATAGATTTCAGTATGTTAAAGAATTAGATGGATATGTGTGTATTAATAATTGCTTTTTAAAATATAGAACTACTACGAGGGAAGGTTATAAAGAATATTTAAGTAATGCGGAGCATTGTGCTTATTGCAAATATAAAAATAATTGCTTAACATCTGATAAATCCATTAATAGAACTATACGTCGTCATGTTTGGGAAGACTATAAAGATCAAATTTTTAGCTTTACTAAAACAGAAAAAGGTAAAAGTATTTACAAACGACGTAAAGAAAAGATTGAGCGTAGCTTTGCTGATTCAAAAGAATTACATGGGCTACGTTATTGTCGCATGCGAGGAATTAAAAATGTTTCTGAACAATGCTTACTTACAGCGGCAGTTCAGAATATGAAAAAGATAGCCATGGTGCTATCGCATTATTTTTTGTGTACATTAATTCAAATTTATTCCAAATTAACATACATAATAAATATTTTTCGAATGCTATCGCATAAAAGAATTTTGGCGTAA
- a CDS encoding Cof-type HAD-IIB family hydrolase yields MYKLIAIDMDGTLLNSDKKVSKENIATINEAMKRGIRVAICTGRPYSGIEPYAKEIGLCKDDEYIISQNGSYVSNGNDTKTISAKYLNVEETNKILSYLEDKEIGVVLVTDKDYLAYNCEINEEMKRDADLVFKTIKMFDKSKDSIENLKLVKIMIMDNSHKIDNIIENMDKNIINSCYVVRSMPYLIEIMAKNVDKGYGLSKLAEHLNIDHKDIMVIGDELNDIGMFKVAGLGVAMANANIEIKRLADFITLSNDENGVSYAIDYFMK; encoded by the coding sequence GTGTACAAATTAATAGCAATTGATATGGATGGAACATTATTAAATAGTGATAAGAAGGTATCTAAAGAAAACATAGCTACAATTAATGAAGCTATGAAAAGAGGTATAAGAGTAGCTATATGTACTGGAAGACCTTACAGTGGAATAGAACCTTATGCAAAGGAAATTGGGTTGTGCAAAGATGATGAATACATCATAAGCCAAAATGGAAGCTATGTTAGTAATGGAAATGACACTAAAACTATATCTGCTAAATATTTAAATGTGGAAGAAACAAATAAAATTTTGAGCTATCTTGAAGACAAAGAAATAGGTGTAGTATTAGTAACAGACAAGGATTATTTAGCTTATAATTGTGAAATCAATGAAGAGATGAAACGTGATGCAGATTTAGTATTTAAAACAATAAAAATGTTTGATAAAAGCAAAGACAGTATAGAAAACTTAAAGCTTGTAAAAATTATGATTATGGATAACTCTCACAAAATTGATAATATAATTGAAAACATGGATAAAAATATTATAAACAGTTGCTATGTAGTTAGAAGTATGCCTTATTTAATTGAAATAATGGCTAAGAATGTAGACAAAGGTTATGGATTATCTAAATTAGCAGAGCATTTAAATATAGATCATAAAGATATCATGGTTATTGGCGATGAGTTAAATGATATAGGTATGTTTAAGGTGGCAGGTCTTGGTGTTGCTATGGCAAATGCAAATATAGAAATAAAGAGATTAGCAGATTTTATTACTTTATCAAATGATGAAAATGGAGTTAGCTACGCTATAGACTATTTTATGAAATAA
- a CDS encoding helix-turn-helix transcriptional regulator: protein MNLHTQIKKYRTNLNLSQEELAEKVYVTRQTISNWENNKSYPDIHSLLLLSSLFNISLDQLIKGDIKIMKEQINKSELEKFNRDGSVFTILLIVLIVSSVPLAVFFHYYGLFISGIIWIISMFYGHRLEIYKKNNDIQTYKEIVEFTKGKRLDEIERAQEYGKRPYQKFLAVFICCLISFVVCMLFVWLLKSYIF, encoded by the coding sequence TTGAATCTTCATACTCAAATAAAGAAATATAGAACAAACTTGAACTTGTCACAAGAAGAACTAGCAGAAAAAGTTTACGTCACTAGACAAACTATTTCTAATTGGGAAAACAATAAAAGTTACCCAGATATTCATAGTCTTCTTCTACTAAGTTCATTATTCAATATATCTCTTGATCAATTAATCAAAGGAGATATAAAGATTATGAAAGAACAAATTAATAAAAGTGAACTTGAAAAATTCAATCGTGATGGATCAGTATTTACAATATTATTAATAGTATTAATTGTGTCTAGCGTCCCACTAGCTGTATTTTTCCATTATTACGGCCTATTTATTTCAGGTATAATATGGATTATATCAATGTTCTATGGTCATAGACTTGAGATATATAAAAAGAATAATGATATTCAAACATATAAAGAAATTGTAGAATTTACTAAAGGAAAGAGACTAGACGAAATTGAAAGGGCACAAGAATATGGCAAAAGACCATATCAAAAGTTTCTAGCAGTTTTTATATGTTGTCTCATATCATTTGTTGTTTGTATGTTATTCGTGTGGTTATTGAAATCATATATATTTTAA
- a CDS encoding HEPN domain-containing protein encodes MEGLRCKHGLNYTGSGKVYLNDQEYRCDLYINENEGGILININIAKARASLLDLPMNIDFLVGELSTGFKFSLISCKRQGMSNNISEGRSVYTYHSKYLVKGVGEKTDKKLELSRMNFRMANILAWGGISAYKISDNFELSHNGDVKKEVYKNDEFVVEYWVSNSMLPVVSHDLLKENIVLNQSGNIAIIFKNEQSIDKFVEIFNKIKRLMELSTLRNIYPSKLTGMSNNIYDMYDKKKVERLIEIISCDLNNEESKVDYVETMKWINLSELINNDSFSKYFSKYETFEPVIELYLEIIYSKTISNIRVFLNIVQALETYHSRFKTNNLSDFKERIKTKILNNRPKEWVEKDTTFLIANSYKFITLESRLADLLLAEFQIHFDTGDIKYYDFPKVIANTRNYYIHYDEAIKERSRVLTESELSIYNRSLLYILEYYILVELGFTDGLKIIKKLNERWGRISETLSIINAQMKIQRKR; translated from the coding sequence ATGGAAGGATTAAGGTGTAAACATGGATTAAATTATACGGGAAGTGGCAAGGTATATCTCAATGACCAAGAGTATAGATGTGATCTTTATATAAATGAAAATGAAGGTGGTATATTAATAAATATTAATATAGCAAAAGCACGAGCAAGTTTATTGGATTTACCTATGAATATTGATTTTTTAGTAGGAGAGCTTAGTACAGGATTTAAATTTTCATTAATTAGCTGTAAAAGACAAGGTATGAGTAATAATATATCGGAAGGGAGAAGTGTTTATACTTATCATTCTAAATATTTGGTTAAAGGTGTAGGAGAAAAAACGGATAAAAAGTTAGAACTTAGTAGGATGAATTTTAGAATGGCTAATATATTGGCATGGGGAGGTATTTCTGCATATAAAATTAGCGATAATTTTGAATTGTCACATAATGGTGATGTAAAAAAAGAAGTTTATAAAAATGATGAATTTGTTGTTGAATATTGGGTGAGTAATAGTATGTTACCAGTTGTTTCACATGACCTTTTAAAAGAAAACATAGTTCTAAATCAGAGTGGTAATATAGCAATTATCTTTAAAAATGAACAATCAATTGATAAGTTTGTAGAAATATTTAATAAGATAAAAAGATTAATGGAACTTTCTACATTAAGAAATATATATCCAAGTAAATTAACAGGAATGTCCAATAATATTTATGATATGTATGATAAAAAGAAAGTAGAAAGACTAATTGAAATTATTAGTTGTGATTTAAATAATGAGGAAAGTAAAGTAGATTACGTAGAAACTATGAAATGGATTAATCTTTCTGAGTTAATTAATAACGATAGTTTTTCAAAGTATTTTTCAAAGTACGAGACATTTGAACCAGTTATAGAATTATATTTAGAAATTATATACTCTAAAACAATTTCTAATATACGAGTTTTCTTAAATATAGTTCAAGCATTAGAGACATATCATTCTAGGTTTAAAACAAATAATTTAAGTGATTTTAAAGAAAGAATAAAAACAAAAATTTTAAATAATAGACCTAAAGAATGGGTTGAAAAGGATACAACTTTTTTGATAGCAAATTCTTATAAGTTTATTACGTTAGAAAGTAGATTAGCAGATTTATTATTAGCTGAATTTCAAATACACTTCGATACAGGAGATATTAAATATTATGATTTTCCAAAGGTAATTGCTAATACTAGAAATTATTATATACATTATGATGAAGCAATTAAAGAAAGAAGTAGAGTTTTAACAGAAAGTGAACTATCTATATACAATAGAAGTTTACTTTATATATTAGAATATTATATTTTGGTAGAATTAGGTTTTACTGATGGATTGAAGATAATAAAAAAATTAAATGAGAGATGGGGGAGAATTTCTGAAACTCTTTCAATTATTAATGCTCAAATGAAAATACAAAGAAAGAGATAA
- a CDS encoding tyrosine-type recombinase/integrase yields MREVYISYYRTDVEESTFSTRKAIFNKLIKRFGDIQLRNIAIEDIQNYRKFILTDKESGGEGFSQGYCSILFGTLRKSLDKAVEMQYLEKNVSKKVKAISKGKTIVPYWTKKEFEKVINQIYIKDFYEHLNFVMLWVYYMTGIRVNEGTALYWNDVDLEKKRLKVHHMLIVKNRKEWRKNSYTKTEDGKRIIALDDDTVKILKDWRNRQR; encoded by the coding sequence ATGAGAGAAGTATATATTTCATATTATAGAACAGATGTTGAGGAAAGTACTTTTAGTACTAGAAAAGCAATATTTAATAAACTAATTAAAAGATTTGGCGATATTCAACTTAGAAATATTGCAATAGAAGATATTCAAAATTATAGGAAATTTATATTAACTGATAAAGAAAGTGGTGGAGAAGGATTTTCACAAGGGTATTGTAGTATTTTATTTGGAACTTTAAGAAAAAGTTTAGATAAAGCAGTTGAAATGCAATACTTAGAAAAGAATGTTTCAAAAAAAGTCAAAGCTATATCTAAAGGTAAAACTATAGTTCCATATTGGACTAAAAAAGAGTTTGAAAAAGTTATTAATCAAATTTATATAAAAGATTTTTATGAGCATTTAAATTTTGTAATGTTATGGGTTTATTATATGACTGGAATTAGAGTTAACGAAGGAACTGCTCTATATTGGAATGATGTAGATTTAGAAAAGAAACGTTTAAAAGTTCATCATATGTTGATAGTTAAAAATAGAAAAGAGTGGAGAAAAAATTCTTATACAAAAACAGAAGATGGTAAAAGAATAATTGCTTTAGATGATGATACAGTAAAGATTTTAAAAGATTGGAGAAATAGACAAAGATAG